The Vicinamibacterales bacterium genome contains a region encoding:
- a CDS encoding M24 family metallopeptidase, protein MAEIGGYMTRWSAGRCTVVLMSLLLLAVLLPAQIATAAAPAILNQKDRALLQNRWLKVRFETVLPKIMRREQIDMWVVICREHNEDPVYWTLVPAPSMFAWRLTMLVFFDRGAAGIEHLIVNRYGSGDLHKEFADYYQPAFEPEQLDPWQRLAAIIRARNPRKIAVDESETFAFADGLSAAHKNLLVRSLGPDLASRVVSAGRLTVGWMERRSQPEIDFYPQIVAITHQVVADAFSSAVIKPGVTSIDDLAWWVRERIAEWRLSTWFQPMFYIVRPPGSAAKNPRVIERGDMLRCDIGVTYMGLTADVQQVAYVLKPDEADAPAGLRDALALGNRLQDVLVGEMKEGSTGNQVLAAALAR, encoded by the coding sequence ATGGCCGAGATTGGAGGGTACATGACGCGATGGTCCGCCGGCCGCTGCACGGTTGTTCTGATGTCACTGCTCCTGCTGGCCGTGCTCCTGCCGGCCCAGATTGCGACGGCTGCTGCGCCGGCGATTTTGAATCAGAAGGATCGCGCGCTCCTGCAGAACCGCTGGCTGAAAGTCCGCTTCGAGACCGTCCTGCCGAAGATCATGCGCCGCGAGCAGATCGACATGTGGGTGGTCATCTGCCGCGAGCACAACGAAGACCCGGTGTACTGGACGCTCGTTCCCGCGCCCTCGATGTTCGCCTGGCGCCTGACGATGCTGGTGTTCTTCGACAGGGGAGCGGCTGGCATCGAGCATCTCATCGTGAACCGCTACGGCAGTGGTGACCTCCACAAGGAGTTCGCCGACTACTACCAGCCGGCCTTCGAACCCGAGCAACTCGACCCGTGGCAGCGTCTCGCGGCCATCATCAGGGCCAGGAATCCCAGGAAGATCGCGGTGGACGAGTCCGAGACGTTCGCGTTTGCCGACGGGCTCTCGGCCGCGCACAAGAACCTGCTCGTGCGTTCGCTGGGCCCAGACCTGGCCAGTCGCGTCGTGTCCGCCGGCCGCCTGACGGTCGGCTGGATGGAACGCCGTTCCCAGCCGGAGATCGACTTCTATCCGCAGATCGTGGCGATCACCCATCAGGTCGTCGCCGACGCGTTCTCGAGCGCCGTCATCAAGCCTGGCGTGACCAGCATCGACGACCTCGCCTGGTGGGTGCGCGAACGAATCGCCGAGTGGCGGCTCTCGACCTGGTTCCAGCCGATGTTCTACATCGTCCGGCCGCCGGGATCAGCCGCGAAGAACCCGCGCGTCATCGAGCGCGGCGACATGCTGCGCTGCGACATCGGCGTGACCTACATGGGACTCACGGCCGACGTGCAGCAGGTGGCGTACGTGCTGAAGCCCGACGAGGCCGACGCGCCGGCGGGTTTGCGCGACGCGCTCGCGCTCGGTAATCGCCTGCAGGACGTCCTGGTGGGCGAGATGAAAGAGGGCAGTACCGGGAACCAGGTCCTGGCGGCCGCATTGGCACGTG
- a CDS encoding DinB family protein, giving the protein MAKTGDTRLAQLLDALDEAFDRMSWHGANLRGALRAVKPVQASWRSAPGRHNIWELAVHAAYWKYAVRRKLTGEARGTFALEGSNWFARPVAGDADPAGSWRGDVRLLIDEHRRLRQAVMTLDPGRLDQRVPRSKYSAAFLIRGVTAHDLYHAGQIQLLKRLQASGKG; this is encoded by the coding sequence ATGGCGAAGACCGGGGATACGAGGCTGGCGCAGTTGCTGGACGCACTCGATGAAGCCTTCGACAGGATGTCGTGGCACGGCGCCAACCTGCGCGGCGCCCTCCGTGCCGTGAAGCCTGTGCAGGCGTCGTGGCGCTCGGCGCCGGGGCGTCACAATATCTGGGAATTGGCCGTGCACGCGGCCTACTGGAAGTACGCCGTGCGACGGAAGCTCACCGGGGAGGCAAGGGGCACGTTCGCGCTCGAGGGCAGCAACTGGTTCGCGCGCCCGGTGGCAGGCGATGCCGATCCGGCCGGTTCGTGGCGCGGCGACGTGCGCCTGCTCATCGACGAACACCGTCGGCTGCGCCAGGCCGTGATGACGCTCGACCCGGGACGGCTCGACCAGCGCGTGCCGCGCAGCAAGTACTCCGCGGCGTTTCTCATCCGCGGCGTGACCGCTCACGACTTGTACCACGCCGGCCAGATCCAGCTGCTGAAACGGTTGCAGGCGTCGGGCAAGGGCTGA